The Ciceribacter thiooxidans genome window below encodes:
- a CDS encoding helix-turn-helix transcriptional regulator yields MATNELSIGLERTLSFLSDVRSINNHADLTTAVKRATATFGIEKILAGFIPKPGTLPGEQLRHVLLADWPEDWATIYFHRGLLFQDPTIRRVLRAQPTFTWSELPAQPDLSTNERYVMASAADFALRNGCTVPLLSLDGRHVGFSFAGAYIDDAPEAKGVMTLIASFAFGRAVELKNNEVRARVRLTARERETLAWVAAGKTDWEIGVIFGVSDKAIAKHVHNIRMKLGAVNRAHAVAEAFRLRLIS; encoded by the coding sequence ATGGCGACGAATGAGCTTTCCATAGGCCTTGAGCGGACGCTTTCATTTTTGTCTGATGTGCGAAGCATTAATAACCACGCAGATCTGACGACAGCAGTGAAGCGGGCGACAGCGACGTTTGGGATTGAGAAAATTCTGGCGGGCTTCATCCCGAAACCGGGAACGTTACCGGGCGAGCAATTGCGTCATGTCCTCTTGGCCGATTGGCCGGAGGATTGGGCGACAATCTATTTTCACAGGGGGTTGCTGTTCCAAGATCCTACGATCCGACGAGTTCTTCGCGCGCAGCCGACATTCACCTGGTCCGAGCTACCCGCTCAACCAGATCTCAGCACAAACGAGCGTTACGTCATGGCTAGCGCCGCGGACTTTGCATTGCGCAACGGCTGTACCGTGCCATTGTTGTCTTTGGACGGCCGCCATGTCGGGTTTTCATTCGCCGGCGCGTACATCGATGACGCCCCGGAGGCAAAAGGTGTGATGACGCTCATCGCAAGTTTTGCCTTCGGTAGAGCAGTCGAACTCAAGAACAATGAAGTCCGGGCAAGGGTGCGCCTGACCGCGCGCGAGAGAGAGACCTTGGCCTGGGTCGCCGCGGGTAAAACTGATTGGGAAATTGGTGTCATTTTTGGCGTCTCCGACAAGGCAATCGCCAAGCACGTGCACAATATCCGTATGAAACTCGGTGCTGTGAATCGAGCACATGCCGTCGCAGAGGCTTTCCGGCTCAGGTTGATCAGTTAG